The Fusobacterium pseudoperiodonticum DNA window TAAAGATTTACAAGGAAAATGGTCAGTATTTGTTTTCTATCCAGCAGACTTTACATTCGTATGTCCAACTGAATTAGAAGACTTACAAGATAACTATGCAGCATTCCAAAAAGAAGGAGCAGAAGTTTACTCAGTTTCTTGTGATACAGCATTCGTTCACAAAGCATGGGCAGACCACTCAGAAAGAATTAAAAAAGTAACTTACCCAATGATCGCAGATCCTACTGGATTCTTAGCAAGAGCATTTGAAGTTATGATAGAAGAAGAAGGATTAGCATTAAGAGGAAGTTTCGTAATCAATCCTGAAGGAAAAATCGTTGCTTATGAAGTACACGACAATGGAATCGGAAGAGAAGCTAAAGAATTATTAAGAAAACTTCAAGGAGCAAAATTTGTTGCTGAACACGGAGAAGTATGTCCAGCTAAATGGCAACCTGGAAGCGAAACTTTAAAACCAAGCTTAGACTTAATCGGAGAATTATAAGATATATAAAGGGGGTATTATTATCCCCTTTTATATAACTGAAAATAAAAAAATTAGCTATTTTTAGAGATATAAAAGGGTATAAACCCTAAACAAGGAGGAAGAGACATGGAAAAAATTTATGATATGATTATTATAGGTGGAGGACCTGCTGGTTTATCTGCTGGAATATATGGTGGAAGAGCAAAAT harbors:
- the ahpC gene encoding alkyl hydroperoxide reductase subunit C, with the translated sequence MSLIGKKVPEFKAQAFKKGEKDFITVTDKDLQGKWSVFVFYPADFTFVCPTELEDLQDNYAAFQKEGAEVYSVSCDTAFVHKAWADHSERIKKVTYPMIADPTGFLARAFEVMIEEEGLALRGSFVINPEGKIVAYEVHDNGIGREAKELLRKLQGAKFVAEHGEVCPAKWQPGSETLKPSLDLIGEL